The following proteins are co-located in the Microplitis demolitor isolate Queensland-Clemson2020A chromosome 3, iyMicDemo2.1a, whole genome shotgun sequence genome:
- the LOC103580763 gene encoding uncharacterized protein LOC103580763 — MNLKISFSIISLIILNLLIPLNAQEKQKSGPLDLFAAATGPVGNVMTLISFFKELISVGDNSQEKYEARLTQAFNDIHDISIKVSDMTNAIQNVGTTIVSALNQIEINKSYNDRVADMIHILNESKEIDIKFRHHLLPLLSRYKSASQQDITKFIDDTFNDNKLLRRLLLIDEWSSGLAQYKLNSDPNNVYSIAIKHYSRILKNKNFCGQSSVYNKIHDMYQYMLGCISEGYSMLFMAYEFQQQRPGNTDNRRPAQRIVLEQYKEAVIRMTTSVNSYLKKIDETEYKKLQECDDEKWTEGKNYIRLKNHVSYHEPSTRWDYDQNAEILNNMKPEHECNGTQVFWNPSAISDGVIYSLNCPLIFVSDYTEDSSCQRFPKNDFTKAKNIDWESACTTGVNSKLQQLCSCDKQIDQDTSIRTLSLREHYTDSADNRVVTGIRFIVKNNIVTIRIREGKLVNGIIDPQTLRWIDDDGQRPRMGSDTVKLGYDIRAFELDDIELPDEHLVTGVKFILTNEKRISLAVRGSAMYNDRKRTFSSIHDQWYYSKPNPYKPRTNIDIQYSKNSADLEEHNLQLSTPGLNYVDFSTSVYSLNSENVAIIPFIDSRELVTNPPIALGGLGIFYKSRPGYGGFIAFKFITAKYNIHLDSNFAQAMNNTFSDLQKYVA, encoded by the exons atgaatttaaaaatttcattttctataatttctttaattatactTAATCTTTTGATACCCTTAAATGCtcaagaaaaacaaaaatctggGCCATTAGATTTATTTGCGGCCGCTACTGGTCCTGTAGGTAATGTAATGACTTTAATAAGCTTTTTCAAAGAATTAATTTCTGTGGGTGACAATAGTCAAGAAAAATATGAGGCACGATTAACGCAAGCATTTAATGACATACATGATATAAGTATAAAAGTCAGTGACATGACAAATGCAATACAAAATGTCGGAACTACAATTGTATCAGCCCTTAATCAAATAGAAATTAACAAATCTTATAATGACCGTGTAGCAGATATGATCCATATTCTAAATGAATCGAAAGAAATTGATATCAAATTCCGTCATCACTTATTGCCCTTATTATCAAGATATAAATCTGCCTCACAACAAgatattactaaatttattgatgacaCGTTTAACGATAACAAATTGTTACGCAGATTATTGTTAATCGATGAATGGTCAAGTGGTTTAgcacaatataaattaaatagtgaTCCGAATAATGTATATTCAATTGCGATTAAGCACTACTCAAGAATACTG aaaaataaaaatttttgcggTCAATCAtcagtttataataaaatacatgaTATGTATCAATATATGTTAGGATGCATCAGCGAAGGATACAGTATGCTTTTTATGGCTTACGAATTCCAACAACAAAGACCTGGAAATACAG acaatCGACGCCCTGCACAAAGAATCGTGCTAGAACAATACAAAGAAGCAGTTATTCGTATGACCACTTCAGTAAACagttatctgaaaaaaatcgatgagacggagtataaaaaattacaagaatgTGACGATGAGAAATGGACTGAag GTAAGAATTACATTCGTTTAAAAAATCATGTTTCGTATCATGAACCGAGTACACGATGGGACTACGATCAAAATGCAGAAATCTTAAACAATATGAAGCCAGAACACGAATGCAACGGTACACAAGTATTTTGGAATCCTTCAGCTATATCCGATGGTGTTATATACAGTTTAAACTGTCCACTC ATTTTTGTCAGTGATTATACCGAAGATAGCAGTTGTCAACGTTTTCCAAAGAACGATTTTACGAAAGCTAAAAATATAGATTGGGAATCAGCATGTACTACCGGagtcaattcaaaattacaacAGTTATGTTCTTGCGATAAACAAATCGACCAGGATACTAGTATACGAACACTAAGTTTAAGAGAACATTACACTGATAGTGCTGATaatcg agttGTTACTGGAAtacgatttattgttaaaaataatatcgttACGATACGAATTCGAGAAGGTAAATTAGTCAATGGTATTATAGACCCCCAAACCCTCAGATGGATAGATGATGATGGTCAGCGTCCTCGAATGGGTTCTGATACAGTTAAACTCGGTTATGATATACGAGCGTTTGAATTAGATGACATAGAGTTGCCCGATGAGCACTTGGTAACAg GAGTCAAATTTATCTTGACAAACGAAAAGCGTATATCATTAGCAGTAAGAGGATCAGCTATGTATAATGATAGAAAAAGAACTTTCTCATCAATTCACGATCAATGGTATTATTCAAAACCTAATCCATATAAACCAAg AACTAATATTGAtatacaatattcaaaaaattcagctGATTTAGAAGAACATAATCTACAGTTAAGTACTCCAGGATTGAATTACGTTGATTTCTCAACATCAGTATATTCTTTAAACAGTGAAAATGTTGCGATTATACCATTTATAGATTCACGCGAACTTGTTACTAATCCACCAATCGCTCTAGGTGGATTAggaatattttacaaaagtaGACCCGGCTACGGTGGATTCATAgcgtttaaatttatcacggccaaatataatattcatcttGACTCAAATTTTGCTCAAGCTATGAATAATACTTTTTCAGACTTACAGAAGTATGTAGCATAA
- the LOC103578280 gene encoding regulation of nuclear pre-mRNA domain-containing protein 1B produces MAGFTESALVKKLLDLNPSQQSIQTLSLWLIHHRKHHGTIVKVWYREMCKARDNRKLMFMYLANDVIQNSKKKGPEFGKEYGNFLPKAFEHMKGFDEKTRERLNRLLQIWEERGVYDKSQILEFKTALDSVNEPIKEPGTPPPRKKPKLDDKSKVKTSTPKIEKKEKKEKKEKKERKKSETEVEVDGTKELHVTLSPRTPAGDPPETEELIKALMDLENTASSDANVRERIASLPPEVSEVSLLANLADRSAADQLSIAVNEAATLLADYNGRLQAEMEDRRRLLTMLRDYTLAQRQLLQQAQTTLDDYKEKLKKICAVRAEVKSHISNLPDLTQLPDVTGGLAPLPSAGDLFSLH; encoded by the exons ATGGCTGGATTTACCGAAAGTGcgttagttaaaaaattgttggatCTTAATCCATCCCAACAGAGTATTCAGACATTGTCATTGTGGTTAATTCATCATAGAAAACATCATGGTACTATTGTTAAAGTTTGGTACAGAGAAATGTGCAAAG ccagaGATAATAGGAAGTTGATGTTCATGTATTTGGCAAATGATGTAATACAAAATAGCAAGAAAAAAGGTCCGGAGTTTGGTAAAGAGTATGGTAATTTCTTACCAAAAGCTTTTGAACATATGAAAGGTTTTGATGAAAAAACGAGGGAACGATTGAATAGATTGTTACAAATTTGGGAGGAACGTGGCGTTTATGATAAATCAcaaattttggaatttaaaaCGGCATTAGATTCTGTTAATGAACCTATCAAGGAACCTGGTACTCCTCCTCCAAGAAAAAAACCTAAACTTGATGATAAAAGTAAAGTGAAg ACGTCAACACCCAAAATAGAGAAGAaggaaaagaaagaaaaaaaagaaaaaaaggaacGTAAAAAATCGGAGACTGAAGTTGAAGTTGATGGTACCAAAGAATTACATGTGACTTTGAGCCCCAGAACACCTGCTGGTGATCCACCAGAAACTGAGGAACTTATTAAAGCTTTAATG GATTTAGAAAACACGGCATCATCAGACGCAAATGTGAGAGAAAGAATAGCGTCACTACCTCCAGAAGTATCAGAAGTATCTTTGCTTGCTAATTTAGCAGATCGTTCAGCCGCTGACCAGCTGAGTATTGCAGTTAATGAGGCTGCTACATTGCTTGCTGATTACAACGGACGCTTGCAAGCTGAAATGGAGGATCGTAGAAGACTATTGACAATGCTCAGGGATTATACTTTAGCACAAAGACAATTGTTACAACAAGCACAAACTACTCTTgac gattataaagaaaagttgaaaaaaatatgtgcaGTACGTGCTGAAGTTAAATCACACATTTCAAATTTACCAGATTTAACACAATTACCAGATGTTACTGGTGGCTTAGCACCGTTACCATCAGCTGGAGATCTTTTTTCACTTCACTAG
- the LOC103580700 gene encoding uncharacterized protein LOC103580700 isoform X1, with translation MIYQYSDLMKWFCLMILLILLDIKNYSVGKCINKDKRENLPSTHDEWYHLKHNITKRSISKKSHSTREAISSLESAIVTALYQQEIDEENKRLLDSLKNILKVAEEIDISYNHQLLHQLFSYKRNSATATKKYIDSTFEDNKLLRRLLLIDEWSSGLAQYKLNSNPNNVYSIAIKHYSRIQKNKNYCGESSIQNKIYQLYESLLASVSKGFTMIYMAYEFQQRRPGNTDNRRPAQVIVLNQYKEVVVHMTASASSYLKKINETIYKKSQNCDTDEWAEGVNYIRLKNHVSYYEPNTKWDWDQNAEYLKDMKPEKECDGTQTFWNPSMPDGVIYSLNCPFIFVSDYSGDSSCQRFPKNDFTKAKNIDWESACTTGDNSRLEQLCACDKQFDQDTSIRTISLREHYTDSADSRVVTGIRFIVKNNIVMIQIREGKLVNGIIDPQTVKWIDDDGQHPEVGPDTVKLSYNIRAFELDDIELPDEHLVTGVKLILTNEKRISLAVRGSAMYNDKKKTFPSIHDQWYYSTPNPYKPRSNIDIKYFKNPVDSNDLNHEMSTPGLDYINFSSSVYSSKDENVAIIPFIDSRELVTNPPIALGGLGIFYNSKPGYGGFIAFKYITSEYNILLDRDHDQAINTTLSNILKHLE, from the exons TATAAGTAAGAAATCTCACAGCACTAGAGAAGCAATTAGCAGTTTAGAATCTGCGATTGTAACAGCCCTCTATCAACAAGAAATTGACGAAGAAAATAAACGGCTTTTAGATTCTTTaaagaatatattaaaagtagcAGAAGAAATTGACATTAGTTATAATCACCAATTATTGCATCAGTTATTCAGTTATAAAAGAAACTCAGCCACggctactaaaaaatatattgatagtACGTTCGAAGATAACAAATTGTTACGCAGATTATTGTTAATCGATGAATGGTCAAGTGGTTTAgcacaatataaattaaatagtaatccGAATAATGTATATTCAATTGCAATTAAGCACTACTCAAGAATACAg aaaaataaaaattactgcgGTGAGtcatcaattcaaaataaaatatatcaactcTATGAATCTTTGTTAGCAAGCGTCAGTAAAGGATTCACTATGATTTATATGGCTTACGAATTCCAACAACGAAGACCTGGAAATACAG ataatcGGCGCCCTGCACAAGTAATTGtattaaatcaatataaagAGGTGGTTGTTCATATGACCGCTTCAGCAAGCAGTTATTTGAAGAAAATCAATGAAacgatatataaaaaatcacaaaattgTGATACGGATGAATGGGCTGAag GTGTGAATTATATTCGTTTAAAGAATCATGTTTCGTATTATGAACCTAATACAAAATGGGATTGGGATCAAAATGCTGAATACTTAAAAGATATGAAGCCAGAAAAAGAATGCGACGGTACACAAACATTTTGGAATCCATCTATGCCCGATGGTGTCATATACAGCTTAAACTGTCCATTC ATTTTCGTCAGTGATTATTCAGGAGATAGCAGTTGTCAACGTTTTCCAAAGAACGATTTTACGAAAGCTAAAAATATAGATTGGGAATCAGCATGTACTACCGGAGATAATTCAAGATTAGAACAATTATGTGCTTGCGATAAACAATTCGATCAAGATACTAGTATACGAACAATAAGTTTAAGAGAACATTACACTGACAGTGCTGATAgtag aGTTGTCACCGGAAtacgatttattgttaaaaataatatcgtaATGATACAAATTCGAGAAGGTAAATTAGTCAATGGTATTATAGACCCCCAAACCGTTAAATGGATAGATGACGATGGGCAGCATCCTGAAGTAGGTCCTGATACAGTTAAGCTCAGTTATAATATACGAGCGTTTGAATTAGATGACATAGAGTTGCCTGATGAGCATTTGGTAACAG GAGTCAAACTCATACTGACAAATGAAAAGCGCATATCATTAGCAGTAAGAGGATCGGCTATgtataatgacaaaaaaaaaactttcccATCAATTCACGATCAATGGTATTATTCAACACCTAATCCATATAAACCAAg ATctaatattgatataaaatacttCAAAAACCCAGTTGATTCAAATGATCTCAATCATGAAATGAGCACTCCAGGATTGGATTACATTAATTTCTCATCATCAGTGTATTCTTCAAAAGATGAAAATGTTGCAATCATACCATTTATCGATTCACGCGAGCTTGTTACTAATCCACCAATCGCTCTAGGTGGATTAggaatattttacaatagCAAACCCGGTTATGGTGGATTTATAGCGTTTAAATATATCACATCCGAATATAATATTCTCCTTGACAGAGATCATGATCAAGCTATAAATACTACTTTATCAAACATACTTAAACATTtagaatga
- the LOC103580700 gene encoding uncharacterized protein LOC103580700 isoform X2: MIYQYSDLMKWFCLMILLILLDIKNYSVGKCINKDKRENLPSTHDEWYHLKHNITKRSTREAISSLESAIVTALYQQEIDEENKRLLDSLKNILKVAEEIDISYNHQLLHQLFSYKRNSATATKKYIDSTFEDNKLLRRLLLIDEWSSGLAQYKLNSNPNNVYSIAIKHYSRIQKNKNYCGESSIQNKIYQLYESLLASVSKGFTMIYMAYEFQQRRPGNTDNRRPAQVIVLNQYKEVVVHMTASASSYLKKINETIYKKSQNCDTDEWAEGVNYIRLKNHVSYYEPNTKWDWDQNAEYLKDMKPEKECDGTQTFWNPSMPDGVIYSLNCPFIFVSDYSGDSSCQRFPKNDFTKAKNIDWESACTTGDNSRLEQLCACDKQFDQDTSIRTISLREHYTDSADSRVVTGIRFIVKNNIVMIQIREGKLVNGIIDPQTVKWIDDDGQHPEVGPDTVKLSYNIRAFELDDIELPDEHLVTGVKLILTNEKRISLAVRGSAMYNDKKKTFPSIHDQWYYSTPNPYKPRSNIDIKYFKNPVDSNDLNHEMSTPGLDYINFSSSVYSSKDENVAIIPFIDSRELVTNPPIALGGLGIFYNSKPGYGGFIAFKYITSEYNILLDRDHDQAINTTLSNILKHLE, translated from the exons CACTAGAGAAGCAATTAGCAGTTTAGAATCTGCGATTGTAACAGCCCTCTATCAACAAGAAATTGACGAAGAAAATAAACGGCTTTTAGATTCTTTaaagaatatattaaaagtagcAGAAGAAATTGACATTAGTTATAATCACCAATTATTGCATCAGTTATTCAGTTATAAAAGAAACTCAGCCACggctactaaaaaatatattgatagtACGTTCGAAGATAACAAATTGTTACGCAGATTATTGTTAATCGATGAATGGTCAAGTGGTTTAgcacaatataaattaaatagtaatccGAATAATGTATATTCAATTGCAATTAAGCACTACTCAAGAATACAg aaaaataaaaattactgcgGTGAGtcatcaattcaaaataaaatatatcaactcTATGAATCTTTGTTAGCAAGCGTCAGTAAAGGATTCACTATGATTTATATGGCTTACGAATTCCAACAACGAAGACCTGGAAATACAG ataatcGGCGCCCTGCACAAGTAATTGtattaaatcaatataaagAGGTGGTTGTTCATATGACCGCTTCAGCAAGCAGTTATTTGAAGAAAATCAATGAAacgatatataaaaaatcacaaaattgTGATACGGATGAATGGGCTGAag GTGTGAATTATATTCGTTTAAAGAATCATGTTTCGTATTATGAACCTAATACAAAATGGGATTGGGATCAAAATGCTGAATACTTAAAAGATATGAAGCCAGAAAAAGAATGCGACGGTACACAAACATTTTGGAATCCATCTATGCCCGATGGTGTCATATACAGCTTAAACTGTCCATTC ATTTTCGTCAGTGATTATTCAGGAGATAGCAGTTGTCAACGTTTTCCAAAGAACGATTTTACGAAAGCTAAAAATATAGATTGGGAATCAGCATGTACTACCGGAGATAATTCAAGATTAGAACAATTATGTGCTTGCGATAAACAATTCGATCAAGATACTAGTATACGAACAATAAGTTTAAGAGAACATTACACTGACAGTGCTGATAgtag aGTTGTCACCGGAAtacgatttattgttaaaaataatatcgtaATGATACAAATTCGAGAAGGTAAATTAGTCAATGGTATTATAGACCCCCAAACCGTTAAATGGATAGATGACGATGGGCAGCATCCTGAAGTAGGTCCTGATACAGTTAAGCTCAGTTATAATATACGAGCGTTTGAATTAGATGACATAGAGTTGCCTGATGAGCATTTGGTAACAG GAGTCAAACTCATACTGACAAATGAAAAGCGCATATCATTAGCAGTAAGAGGATCGGCTATgtataatgacaaaaaaaaaactttcccATCAATTCACGATCAATGGTATTATTCAACACCTAATCCATATAAACCAAg ATctaatattgatataaaatacttCAAAAACCCAGTTGATTCAAATGATCTCAATCATGAAATGAGCACTCCAGGATTGGATTACATTAATTTCTCATCATCAGTGTATTCTTCAAAAGATGAAAATGTTGCAATCATACCATTTATCGATTCACGCGAGCTTGTTACTAATCCACCAATCGCTCTAGGTGGATTAggaatattttacaatagCAAACCCGGTTATGGTGGATTTATAGCGTTTAAATATATCACATCCGAATATAATATTCTCCTTGACAGAGATCATGATCAAGCTATAAATACTACTTTATCAAACATACTTAAACATTtagaatga